CCCGCTCGATCGACTCGTCCTCGCGGCAGTGAACCACGCCTTCGGTCATCGCCTCGCTGACGCTGGTGGTCGTCGGGTCCAACCCCTCAGCGGTCACCCGAATCGTGATGTCGCGGTCGGTGATCGTGCCGATCATTCGATCGCCCTCGTAGACCGGAAGCATGCCGACGTCCAGCGAACGCATCTTCTCAGCCGCCTGTTCGATGGTCGCGTCCGCGGAGATGATCTCGACG
Above is a window of Phycisphaerae bacterium DNA encoding:
- a CDS encoding CBS domain-containing protein; amino-acid sequence: MKISEIMTSSVEIISADATIEQAAEKMRSLDVGMLPVYEGDRMIGTITDRDITIRVTAEGLDPTTTSVSEAMTEGVVHCREDESIER